The following is a genomic window from Saprospiraceae bacterium.
TCTGTGCATGGAAGGCCCTAACGTATAGATCAAACTTATGCCCGTATACACTAAAAAAACGGCAAAAAACCAATTGAACAAAGAGAATAAAAAGATCAATACATCAGAAAACCGAATCACATCCCTTAAGTAAGTGATGACGTGTCCTTCCAACACCAGCATGATCAAAGATACAATCAATAATAATGTAAGCACTACTGTCAGTCCTATGGCAATCAACCTTGAGATGTACCACTTACGCGGTTTGAAAGTTTCATGATGTGCCTTGTCAAATCCGGACATCAGGGTAAGCATACCATTTGAAGAAAAAAACAAGGCCAACAAAGCTCCAAAGGAAAGTAAGCTGTCTCTTTTGATGGAAGTAATGTCATTAATGATCGAAAAAATATATTCATGGGCATTTTTAGGTATTACACCATGCAACTGATCACTCAACATTGTCGTGTAGTCCTGCACTATAGTGAAAAGAGGCAGTAAAGTGAAAATGAAAATAATCGCAGGAAAAATGGATAAAAACAAGCTGAAAGATACTGAATTGGCTCTTGTAGTGAGATTGTCCTTTTGGGTTTCTTTCAAGACAAATGTAACGACTTCATAAAGGGAGACACCCGAAAATCCAGGCGGAATAAACGTTTTAGACCAGGACAAAAGTCTTTTTAGGTTTTCCCTGTAATGAAATACTTCAGCTATGTTCCATTTCTTCCTTTTCAAAACAAAGGTCTTAACTTTTCAAGCATATATTGAGGACAACTTACTTTTTTACCGTTTGACATGTCAATAAAAAACAACTTGACCACAGCGGTATGTATCAAAGTCATCTCCTCATTGTAGATTTCATTTTCGAAGGTAATCATACGCGATGGCAACTGCTTAAGAATGGTCTTTATGGTAAGTTCCTCATCATATTTGGCTGGTAAGAGAAATCTTGATTCCACATGTACTACTGGCATCATGATGCGATAGTCTTGTTCCAGTATTTTGTAAGAAAGCCCTATGCTCCTCATAGTCTCTACCCTTCCGATTTCGTACAATTGAGCATAATTACCATAATACAAATACCCCATCATATCCGTCTCACCATATCTTACCCGCTTCTTATAATCAAATGCCAACATATCTATTATAATGAAGTCCTTACAATAGGACAGGTCATACAATGTGATCCACCTCTCGCCCTGGACAATTCATTGGATGGCAGTGTGATGATTGTTTTTGAAATATTTGTTGTATTCAATTTCCCTTTTTCAACCCTTTCTATAAATTCATTGGCATGAATGATGTTGTACCCGGCTTTTTTTAAAGCATGCTCAGTTTTGGGATTTCTGTCATATGTCAATGCCACTCCGGGACGAATCGCCACCATATTGCATCCATCTGTCCATTGTTCCCTCTCCTGATATGGTGATATACCTTCACCACTAAAGATAAAATTGACATTTGGGTTGATTTCATGGGCGAAAAAAGTCTTCACGGAATCATATACCACTTCCGCACCATTTTTTCTAAAAACTTTTACATTGGAACTGATTCCGTCATATACAGTAGGCTTGAAGCAAACTACATCATTGGTGTCAATCATGGTGAATAAAGTATCAATATGCATACAGGACCTGTCTGCAGGAATATTGATTTGGGCCACGTTACTGACTAAATTTTTTGAAAACAACACATCTTTCAAGCTTCTTATGGCATAATCAGTTGTTCTTTCAGAGCACCCTATCAAAATAAAGTCATCATTCAGCATCATGACATCACCGCCTTCTAATGATACAACTTCCCCTTTTTTTGAAGGGGGAAATTTATCAAGGTGGTTCAGGTTGATAATTTTACCCTGATCATTTAGCCCTTTAAACAAAGGATTTGCATAAAAAATGAATCTTGTGAGCAGATTTTCCCTGAATCTTGCTGACTTTGCGGCTTTTGAGATAATAACGTGATCCTTCACAACTATAGCAATGTCACGTGTAAAAATAAAATTAGGAATAGGGTCAAAATATATGTGGTCGTCGTCCTGATAATATCCTGAAATCAACAGCTTTGTAAGACTTTCGGGAGACAAAGACATAAAAAATGCTTTGGTACTTTGAGGCAATTCCTCATAATCAACTATTTTATCAATCAACTCATCTTTAATTTCAGGGCTATGTTCAAATCCTTCGATGATGAGGGTTTCCGTATCCAGGACATTCTCTTTACCTATGAGCATTTGTAAGACTTTCCTGAATATATCATGCTCTATTTTCATCTGAGGAAGATGAACAATGTCGTCAAATAACAATTCCTCAGCTTTTTTGGGTGAAATCCTGGCAATACCCTCATCAGGCCTATGAATAATTACTTTTTGTAACAATCCTATTTCAGAATTTACATTGATCATAAATAATGGTTTGAATGATGGCACAAAAATAGCTAAAGTTCTTTACCAAATGCAATGAAACTCGTTTTAAATAATTACTTTGAACCCACTCCGAAGACAAATATTTTATTTTAACAAAACGTTTTTCTCCTTTCCCCATGCCTTATGCCTTATGCCTTAAGGTAAACTATATAATATCTAGGCTGTAAAAAAATCAATTCAATTATTTTATTTTATTTTACTTCATCCAAGGCTTAAACAAGATGAGTCAAAGTAAAAAATTTAAAAAAATCAGGCAGTAGTACAAAACAGTAACATTTTGAATCTTTAATAAGATTGCAAATCAAAAAACATATACAAAATTTGTCACAACGAAATCACAACAACCAAAAGTAAATATGAAGTATTAAATTAATATAACTACCTTTGTGCTTTATCATATTATGATAATCTTATTTTTAAAGGAAAATAAGTTTCATAATCAAACTAAATATAATGACATTCAATGATTTTGATCTATCAGAGCCGATCTTAAATGCTCTGAAATCTGAAGGCTACACTGTTCCGACTCCGATTCAAATAAAAGCAATACCCATAGTTGTAAAAGGAAAAGATCTTCTGGCCTGTGCACAAACAGGCACAGGAAAAACTGCAGCTTTTGCTGTGCCTATATTAAGACGTCTAGAAATTATGTCAGAAAACAGGCAATCAAAGTCTGTGATTAAAACATTAGTTCTAACACCTACGCGTGAACTTGCCATACAGATAGCTGATAGCTTTGAGGCTTATGGTAAAAATTCAAAGCAGAAAGTGACAACCATTTTTGGCGGTGTCTCTCAGCTTTCACAGGTACAGGCAATAAGAAAAGGAACAGATATTTTGGTTGCTACACCCGGCAGATTGCTTGACTTGATTCAGCAGGGAATCATCAACTTATCCACCATTGAAATTTTTGTACTTGATGAAGCTGATCGTATGCTTGATATGGGATTTGTTCACGATATCAAAAAGATAATAAAACTGCTGCCCCAAAAAAGGCAATCGTTGTTTTTTTCTGCCACTATACCTGCCAATATCAATGAATTGGCCCATACTATACTGACAAATCCTGTAAAGGTAGAAGTGACACCTGTGTCGTCCACTGCCGAAACTATACAGCAGGAATTGATCTACGTGGCAAAAGATGAAAAATACAACTTATTGTTGCAAACGCTACACGATAGAGAAGGTCAAAATGCTTTAATCTTTACGCGTACAAAACATGGTGCTGATAAAGTAGTTAAAGTTTTAAGCAGACATCACATCAAGTCAGCTGCCATCCATGGCAATAAATCGCAAAATGCACGACAAAAAGCATTGAATGATTTTAAGGAAAATATCAATAAGGTGCTTGTGGCCACAGATATTGCAGCACGTGGTATTGACATTGATGAATTATCTTTAGTTATCAACTTTGAAATTCCCAACATACCGGAAACATATGTGCATAGAATAGGCCGAACCGGTCGAGCCGGGGCATCAGGATGTGCCATTTCTTTCTGTGATCATGAAGAAAGAGCCTACATCCGGGACATTCAGAGGCTGATCAGTATTCAAATCCCATCTAAAACATATACAGGATCAGGCATTGAAGTAATCAGTCCATTGCCGGAATTACCTTCAAAATCTGTTGAAACCGTTGAATTAGGCCATCCCAAATCTGCCACAAAGAAAAAATCGTATTGGAAAAACAAAAAGAAAAAATATCCGATTTCTTCTAAATGACCTTGATGTATTTTTATCAAAGATCATCAGATGAATAAAAAAAAGGGCAATATTACATTGTCCCTTTTTTTTTATTGAAAATCATGTCATGATGTGAAATGAGCTTATTAGAAACTCCCAAACTTTCTCACACACAGTTGGGTTTAAACTTACTTTAAGGTTTCAACACCTTAGACTCCACCTCATAACCAAAGATATCTTTATGGTTGAGTTCGACCACTTTGCCATATTTTGCAAGGTCGCTCATATTAAGTTTGGTTTTGTCTCCAATCACTCTGATATTCCATTTCTTATCTTTCATGTGATTACCGTGGAAATTTTTAATATCCGCCAATGTAATATTGTCTATAGACTGGTACACATCTTTTCTGGTGTCATAATTAAGGCCTCTTTTTAAAGCCGTTTGATAGTTGAACAAAATGTTCGTTTTTGTAATCCTGTTGGCTTCTAAGTTTTGCTTGATGGATGTACGCCCTATATCCCAATTTTTTTCAGATTCCGGCATATTTTCAATCAGATCGTTCATTGCATCAAAAGCCTGGGATAATTTATCTGCCTGTGTTCCTACATAAAAGCCAGTTTTATATTTATCTTCTTTTTTACCTGGAGGAGAATAAAAACCATATGTTGAATAAGCCAATGCTTTTGCTTCCCTGATTTCCTGAAATACTACTGATGACATACTGCCTCCATAATACTCGTTAAAAGCAGCGACAATAGGAGTTTTTTTAACATCGTATGCTTCATCCCATCTTTGAAGACTGATATCCGTTTGTATCATATCATAATTTACAAAGTAAATATTGTTTTCATCTGTTGTTTTAGCAGGTTCATACTTTCTTGCAGGAGGATAATCTTTGAGTTTGGGTGCTACTTTGTGTGCTTTTTTAAGTTGAGTTGTCAATGCTGGTACAGCTGTTGGGCCATAATAATACACTTTATGTTTGTATCCAAACAATGACTTGATCAGGTCAGTCATTTCATTCGCCTTGATACTTCTCATTTCCTGATTGCTCAATACATCATTGTATGGGTTCTTTGCACCATAATCCACGTAATTATTCAGAGCACTCCAGAATATAGAGTTTTTGTTAAGTGTATTGTCATTCCTTTGTTTGATCTTGGCCTCTATCATTTTGTTCAAAGCATCCTGATCAGGCTTTGGATTGCGCATCAGATCTTCAATGATAGCAAGCGCTTTTTCTCTATTTTCTTCAAGTCCTGACATACTCACATATACTTGTTCATTTGATGTAAATATATTGAAATCTACTGCAAGATTGTACAATTCTTTGTTGATTTGTTCATTAGATTTTTTTTGGCTGCCTATCAGTTTCAGATATTCGATGGCAAGGGGAAGTTTTTTTATGTTAAAGCTCCCCATATCAAATACATAGTAAAAATCAAAAAGCTTATTGTTTTTATTTGGTACTTGCCAAATCGGAACATCTTTGCTTAAAGCACCAAATTGGATATCTTTCTGATAATCCAGAAATACAGGTTTTAGAGGTGGATTTGGAGTGGCTGTGACATTTCTCAAAAACTCAGATTGGGCGGACCTGTTGATTTCAAGGGCTGTAATCTCCGGTTTGATTACTTTTTGTACAGTAGTATCTTTACCTGTCAGTTTGTACACAGTCATATGATTATTACCAAACCATTTATTGGCAAAGTTTACAATATCTTGTTTTGTTACCTTCCCCATATTGTCCACATCTCTGAGATAATTTTCCCAAGGTGTGCCTGTGGAAAATAAATCATTGAGTGTAAATGCCATCCACATAGGGTTTTCCTGCTCACGGACTTTATTAACTTTCTGATTATTGACCGTGGCTTGTATCAGACTTTCATCAAATTCACCTTTTTTAAGAGCTTCTATTTGGTCCAAAATTAGCTGCCTTACTTCTTTGAGTGTTTGGCCTTGTAACGCCTTACCACCAAAATATATCAGACCATAATCTGTAAGCAAATAGTTAAAACCATAGCCTTCCAGTACTTTTTGGGCATTCACAAGGTTTTTGTCGATCAGACCTGATTTCCCATTGTACAAAATTGCACTTGTAAGATCAGCTAAAATCGCTTCTTTATCATTTTTATCTGGCATTCTGAATCCGATAGCTACACTTTCTGCATCCGGCGTTTGGACATACATTTCTTTTGGCTCAGTGGTTGGTACTTCGGACTCAAAAGTGAACTTCGGTACGTTACCTGTCTTCCAGTCCCCAAAATACTTATCAACAAGTCCTATTGTTTCATCAGCATTGATATCTCCGGCCAAAATGACTACCATATTATTGGGTACATAATAAGTATTGTAAAAATTTCTGATGGTCTTGATGGAAGGATTTTTTAAGTGGTCCACTGCGCCAAGTATAGTTTGGGTACCATAAGGATGTTTGCTAAACAATCCTGAAAACATACCTTCAAAAACTTTGCTTTGACCATTGTCAAGAGAAATATTTTTTTCTTCGTACACAGTTTCCAATTCAGTGTGAAATAACCTAAAAACTGGATTTGTAAATCTTTCATCCTGGATATTAAGGAATTTCTCAAGATTGTTGGAAGGAATATTTTCCATATAAGCTGTCATCTCAAAGCTTGTAAAAGCGTTGGTCATGTTAGAGCCAACCGCAGACATGGCTTTATCATATTCATTGGGAATTGCAATTTTTGAAGCCAACGTCGATATGGAGTCAATTTGTTTATATATGCTCTTACGTATATCCTGGTCAGTGGTCTGTCTGTATACTTCATACAAATCGTCAATCTGATTAAGATAAATTTTTTCTTTGGCATAGTCCATAGTTCCTAAGTTACCTGTGCCTTTAAACATGAGGTGCTCCAGATAATGTGCCAGTCCCGTATTGGTAGAAGGATCATTTTTCCCTCCGGCGCGTGTAGTAATCAGAGTCATGATTTTAGGTTCATTTCTGTTTTCATGCAAAATGACCTGCAAACCATTTTTAAGCGTGTAAAATCGTGTTTGTGTGGGATCTCCTGTGACGATATTGTAGGAATATTTGCCATCAGCAGAGGTTTTTTTTACAGTTTGATACTGGGCATGCAACTTCTGTACTATAAAAAGACAAAAAACTAAAGTAATCAGGTTCTTCATAAAATTAATTTAATGATTGGATAATATTTTTATAACGATAAAAAATGTCTCTTAACTATATTATGTCAAATGGGAAAGTTAAAATTTTGCTTTATTTCAATCTTGATAGTAATGAAAATATATCATATGTGCAACATCTTTCAAAATAAAATCTATCGGTCACATGAATCTCAAAACAAGATAAACACATTGATCTTTTAAATACACTGTACCAACAACTTTAACAACATTTTAAGATAAGCCATCGTTATAAAAATAACAGTTCATCTTAGTTATATGAGGATATTACATTTTTTTATCTTTCTGATTTTCGCTACTTCAGTTGTGGCCCAAAAAAAATCTGATACTTTTTACACTTTTAAAAACCAATTGGGTATCAACTTTACCAATGTACTGGGTAATGTACTGAGTCTGAACCCAAATAATGCAAGTTCGCCATACGGCCTTTCATTTCGAAGGCATTATGCGAAATCATCGTTCAGGTCAGCTATCAATGGTGCTATAAAATCCACCAATACCACTGAATTTAATAGCAATGATTTCCTAAACAAAAAACTTAAAACAACGGAAGTGAATTTTAGGGCTGGCCTTGAAAAACATCTTCCGCTTTACTCAAAAATGATGATGACTTATGGTGCAGATATTCTTTTGGGTTATATTGAAGAGCATTCAAATGTAAGTACTTTTTTTAGTCAGGGTCAATCCAGAAATTTTATAAGCGATATGAATACATACACTATTGGCTTCGGCCCTGTTTTAAGACTCGAATTTAAAATTTCTGAAAGGTTACATTTAAGTACAGAAACTACGCTATATGGCTTGTATGGTAAAACATCGGAAACATTATCTATCAATGGTATCTTGTCAGATGAGCCGAAAAAGCAAGTAAGTAGTCTCAGACTTGAGCTTCCACAATCTTTATTTTTCAATATTTCATTTTGATAAGTATGGTAAGAATATTGAATTGGGTCGTTTGTTTTTTATGCATGTCAGTAACTATCTCTGGTCAGGTAGAATCACAAGATACAACTGCTTCTGTTTACGCTGAAGAAGACCTCTATGAAGATGACCCATACTTTTGGTCACACACAAAAGAAATAGGCTTGAATTTTACGCCTTTACTCTCAAAATTTATTCCTTTTAATCTGGGTAAGACAGATGCCGGGCTCATAGGATTAAAATACAAAAAATATTATTCTGAAAGGGCTTTTTTGGTAAATTTTGGTTCAAACATTACTTCAAGAGCAAGTAATGATGGTTCAATTTTTTTTTATCTTGGTTTTGGTTTGGAAAGAAGGAGACCAATCTCAAAAGATAAAAAATTTGCTTACACAAGCGGTTATGAAATTTTTTTCAGTGCTGATGGCGCAGATGCAAGTTCAACGGCAGCATTTGCTAAATCCTACGGTTTTGAATATCATTTTAATAAAAGACTATTTTTGTCTACCGAAGGCGCACTACAGATTGGGCTGAGTGACCCTGAACCATTTTTTATTAGATTTGCCATTCCAGTAGCTGTATTCCTGAATGTCAGATTGTATTAGGTAAATTCGTTGCATTTTGATGTTAATTTTATATTTTCTGTTGTCAATGTCTTATCGGTTTTTAAGTCATTTGTCCTGATATTTATAGTTGACAGAAAATATTTTTCGAAAAATATAAATTATAATGTATTGTAAATTGTATAATTATGATTGTAAATTTTCGCAATCAAATTTCTGTTGAGAATAACCTTAACTGTGCATTAGCTTTGGGAATGAATCCATTCTCTTCAAATCCTAAAATTTTATAAACCCTTTTAAACTCATCTTTGATTGGTGCATATATATATGTATCATGACCAGTAATCGGATGTGCAAACTGTAGTGACGAAGCTTGGAGCATCATATCTGACAAACCAAATCTCTGGAGAAAAAATCTGTTTTGTTTATTGCAGCCATGTGGTCGGTCTCCGATGATAGGATGAAAAATATGGGAAAGATGCCTTCTGATCTGGTGCATCCGCCCTGTCAATGGAACAGCCTCGACCAATGAATATCGGGAAGTGGAAAATCTGCCGGATGACTCAGGTATCTCTGTTGTCTGTAAAGTAGTAAATGTCGTTATGGATTCCTGAAGCTTGCCTTTCTCTGACATGATAGGATAATCTATTTGAAAGGTTTCGGAAGTGTAACCCCTGACTATAGCTAAATACTTTTTATGTACTTGTCTATCCATAAACATTTTGTTCATGACAGACTGTATCTCTTTAGTTTTTGCCATCAGCAAAAGACCTGAAGTTTTACGATCGAGACGATGTACAGGATACACCCTTGCACCAATCAAGTTGCGGACTTCTTGTACCATAAATAAACTAGCAGCAGGATCAATGCGGCTTCTGTGAACAAAAATACCAGTAGGCTTGTGAACTGCTATCAGGTAGTCATCTTCATACAGAATATCATAAGAATTCAATTATACAGGTTTTAAATGTCCTGTAAAAGTAGGAAGATATCCGATGTTAAGTATAAGTTTTTGCTTTATAAAACCAATTTTCCAAATTCCCACTCTACTGCCTGAAATCTGTAAGCAAATATTTCATTCAACTGCTTACGTATGATCAGCTCGTTTGCAATCTGGCCCAGAAATCCAAATGGTGGCTTATAACTGACTATATCTTTCATCAGTACACCATCAGGCACTCCTTCAATAATGTGTTGGTGATGCCATATGTTGTAAGGGCCGACGCGCTGTTCATCAACAAAATATTGATGCTCTACCACTTGTGTGATCTCTGTCACCCAATCCATTTTGATACCTAATAGAGGACTTACCTTGTATGAGATGATCTGACCGGCATACATTTTTTCAGACACAGGATCATTTGTGATCTGAAATCCCATGTATGGTGGTGTAATCTTAGCCAGATTTTTTGGCGAAGAAATAAAATCCCAAACTTTTTCCAAAGTGGAAGGAATGATTTGCTCTGTTTTTAATTGATATATTCCCATAAATAATTTAAAAGTTTATTGTTGACATTCCGCCATTGATGTGAATAATTTGTCCCGTGATCCATGATGCATCATCAGAAAGAAGAAAAGCGGCCATTTTTGATATATCTTCAGGTTGGCCGATGCGCTTCAAAGGGTGACGGCGAGCATTAGATTCAATTTTTTCTTCCGTATTGATCATTGAGGCCGCCAATGAAGTTTGAGTCAATGACGGAGCTATGCAGTTTACCCTGATGGATGGAGCCAGTTCTGCCGCAAGTGCCTTTGTAAGACCTTCTATGGCACCTTTACTTGCACTGACCAAACTATGAAAATTAAAACCTTTTTGTACAGCAACCGTAGAAAACAAAACTATGGAAGCATTGCCGGATGCTTTCAATGCTAGTAACAACTGCTGTATACAATCAACCGCACCTCCTACCTGAAGATTATAGTCTTCCAAAAAGGTCTGACGTGATATTCTTCCAAATGGTTTGAGAGAAATTGCTCCCGGACAATAAATCAGACCATGGATTACATTGGGTAGATTTTCTTTGTTTAAGGGTTGCTCGTGATTATAATGAAAATAGGTGATTTTGTCACTTACAGTCTGATTGGTATTGAATGAAGCATAAACAGTATACTGCTCAGCAAGTATCTCAGCCAATGATTTACCGATTCCGCTTGATCCACCTATGACTACAAAATTTTTCATTTTATTTGATGTTATTTCAATGGTTCTTGAAAAGTGAAAGGAAACATCATACTGCAAAAATAGTTTTGCATGTGTGTATAACAAATTGCACTTTTTCAGTGTTCTTTTTAATAAATGGTAAAAGCGTGGCTGAATTGGGCGGGTCGTCCCTTCAGAGCCTGCCAAGCTATGCTTGGAATTGAGGGTAGCGATGAAGAAAACTTGAATTCGTGCAGTTTGTTATACACACGTTTTGCATGATTTTGAAAATTTTATCTTATCTTTGCTTATCTTTGTAATGACAAATTGATTGGATTTTGGAAGAAAATATCATCAAAGAACCTGAAGCAGCATATAATAATACTCATTACACATATGCTGACTATCTAAAATTTTCCTATGATGAGATGGTAGAGATCATCAAGGGTAAGATTTTCCGTATGAGTCCGGCACCTTCCAGTGGTCATCAGGGTATTTCCAGAAATTTATGCGGTATCTTATTCAATTATTTCAAAGGTAAGCAATGCCAGTTCTTTGATGCACCTTTTGATGTCATTTTGCCTGTGAAGGGAAAAGACTTTATGCAATCTGATCGTGTCGTACAACCGGATATCGTAGTCATTTGTGATCCATCCAAAATTCAGGAAAAAGGCTGCTTTGGAGCTCCCGATTGGATTATAGAAATACTTTCACCACACACCACTAAAAAAGACATTCAGGATAAATTTGATCTGTATGAGGAATCAGGAGTCAAAGAATACTGGATTGTTGAACCCAAAAACAATACAGTTGAAGTTTTTGAACTTGAAAATGAAAAATACAGAAGGGTGAGAGCTTATGTGCAAGACGATATTGTACAATGTTGCACTATCAATGGCTTATCGATTGACTTAAAGGATGTTTTTGAAGTGTACACAACCATATAAGTTTATCAAAAAGATAAATTTTAGGTTTCGCACCAAATTCTTTTCAATACTTCTTGTAAAATTAGTAAAAATTAAAAAATACTTTTATATTTGTTTTATCTTTTAAATCTTATATGATAATGGCAAGATTTCTTTTTGTTTTAATTTTTTCCACAGGCATTGCTACCGTATCTATTGGTCAGACAAATTTTGTCACTGCAGGCACACGGGTCGAATCCAATAGCAATATTCATGGATTTCCTAAAAATAAGTATGAAATTGTGATCAATTCAGATGATTCATTTGATATTGCATATGAAAAAATAAAAAATCATATCATTGATTATGGATTTAAAATTAAAACTTCTGATAAAAATAAAGGAACAATAATTACAACCAGCGAGCAAATTAAATATTGGAGATTTGATGCTCAATTGAATGTAAGTCTTATTAAAAAAGGTAAAAGTACGAAAATTGAAATTACGGGAAAGGTTGAGAGAAATTATTTTGGCGAATTATGGGATGTGGTCGAATCAACAATTCCCCATTCAATAAAAGGTGTAAATGGTCAATTGGTTGAGATGATGCATGAATTGGTACTAACTTACTATAGGTATGAAGATGAACAAGCCCTGACAATCAGATAAATTATAAGTTCATTCTGATACAAAACATTCATAATTGCTTGCAATTAAAATTTTTCCCAACACAATTTTTCCGAAGGTACAAAGATGTTGAAAGAATCTGCAAAAAGGACTATATAAGTCCTAAATTTCAATAATTTACTTTATGTTTGTGCCACAAAATCACCTGAGTATGAAACATCATCTATTCAAAGGACTTTTTGTTCTGTTTCTTTTTTTCAATTTACAGCATGCCCATAGTCAATTTTATTTTGGTGGTGGTATGAAA
Proteins encoded in this region:
- a CDS encoding insulinase family protein, with amino-acid sequence MKNLITLVFCLFIVQKLHAQYQTVKKTSADGKYSYNIVTGDPTQTRFYTLKNGLQVILHENRNEPKIMTLITTRAGGKNDPSTNTGLAHYLEHLMFKGTGNLGTMDYAKEKIYLNQIDDLYEVYRQTTDQDIRKSIYKQIDSISTLASKIAIPNEYDKAMSAVGSNMTNAFTSFEMTAYMENIPSNNLEKFLNIQDERFTNPVFRLFHTELETVYEEKNISLDNGQSKVFEGMFSGLFSKHPYGTQTILGAVDHLKNPSIKTIRNFYNTYYVPNNMVVILAGDINADETIGLVDKYFGDWKTGNVPKFTFESEVPTTEPKEMYVQTPDAESVAIGFRMPDKNDKEAILADLTSAILYNGKSGLIDKNLVNAQKVLEGYGFNYLLTDYGLIYFGGKALQGQTLKEVRQLILDQIEALKKGEFDESLIQATVNNQKVNKVREQENPMWMAFTLNDLFSTGTPWENYLRDVDNMGKVTKQDIVNFANKWFGNNHMTVYKLTGKDTTVQKVIKPEITALEINRSAQSEFLRNVTATPNPPLKPVFLDYQKDIQFGALSKDVPIWQVPNKNNKLFDFYYVFDMGSFNIKKLPLAIEYLKLIGSQKKSNEQINKELYNLAVDFNIFTSNEQVYVSMSGLEENREKALAIIEDLMRNPKPDQDALNKMIEAKIKQRNDNTLNKNSIFWSALNNYVDYGAKNPYNDVLSNQEMRSIKANEMTDLIKSLFGYKHKVYYYGPTAVPALTTQLKKAHKVAPKLKDYPPARKYEPAKTTDENNIYFVNYDMIQTDISLQRWDEAYDVKKTPIVAAFNEYYGGSMSSVVFQEIREAKALAYSTYGFYSPPGKKEDKYKTGFYVGTQADKLSQAFDAMNDLIENMPESEKNWDIGRTSIKQNLEANRITKTNILFNYQTALKRGLNYDTRKDVYQSIDNITLADIKNFHGNHMKDKKWNIRVIGDKTKLNMSDLAKYGKVVELNHKDIFGYEVESKVLKP
- a CDS encoding SDR family oxidoreductase; its protein translation is MKNFVVIGGSSGIGKSLAEILAEQYTVYASFNTNQTVSDKITYFHYNHEQPLNKENLPNVIHGLIYCPGAISLKPFGRISRQTFLEDYNLQVGGAVDCIQQLLLALKASGNASIVLFSTVAVQKGFNFHSLVSASKGAIEGLTKALAAELAPSIRVNCIAPSLTQTSLAASMINTEEKIESNARRHPLKRIGQPEDISKMAAFLLSDDASWITGQIIHINGGMSTINF
- a CDS encoding DEAD/DEAH box helicase translates to MTFNDFDLSEPILNALKSEGYTVPTPIQIKAIPIVVKGKDLLACAQTGTGKTAAFAVPILRRLEIMSENRQSKSVIKTLVLTPTRELAIQIADSFEAYGKNSKQKVTTIFGGVSQLSQVQAIRKGTDILVATPGRLLDLIQQGIINLSTIEIFVLDEADRMLDMGFVHDIKKIIKLLPQKRQSLFFSATIPANINELAHTILTNPVKVEVTPVSSTAETIQQELIYVAKDEKYNLLLQTLHDREGQNALIFTRTKHGADKVVKVLSRHHIKSAAIHGNKSQNARQKALNDFKENINKVLVATDIAARGIDIDELSLVINFEIPNIPETYVHRIGRTGRAGASGCAISFCDHEERAYIRDIQRLISIQIPSKTYTGSGIEVISPLPELPSKSVETVELGHPKSATKKKSYWKNKKKKYPISSK
- a CDS encoding pseudouridylate synthase yields the protein MNSYDILYEDDYLIAVHKPTGIFVHRSRIDPAASLFMVQEVRNLIGARVYPVHRLDRKTSGLLLMAKTKEIQSVMNKMFMDRQVHKKYLAIVRGYTSETFQIDYPIMSEKGKLQESITTFTTLQTTEIPESSGRFSTSRYSLVEAVPLTGRMHQIRRHLSHIFHPIIGDRPHGCNKQNRFFLQRFGLSDMMLQASSLQFAHPITGHDTYIYAPIKDEFKRVYKILGFEENGFIPKANAQLRLFSTEI
- a CDS encoding YihY/virulence factor BrkB family protein produces the protein MKRKKWNIAEVFHYRENLKRLLSWSKTFIPPGFSGVSLYEVVTFVLKETQKDNLTTRANSVSFSLFLSIFPAIIFIFTLLPLFTIVQDYTTMLSDQLHGVIPKNAHEYIFSIINDITSIKRDSLLSFGALLALFFSSNGMLTLMSGFDKAHHETFKPRKWYISRLIAIGLTVVLTLLLIVSLIMLVLEGHVITYLRDVIRFSDVLIFLFSLFNWFFAVFLVYTGISLIYTLGPSMHRRIPFINVGAMIATILSLITSLGFSYFINNFGRYNEIYGSIGALIVIMVWIQFNSFILLVGFELNASISVHKLKKRKELSSQKS
- a CDS encoding SRPBCC family protein translates to MGIYQLKTEQIIPSTLEKVWDFISSPKNLAKITPPYMGFQITNDPVSEKMYAGQIISYKVSPLLGIKMDWVTEITQVVEHQYFVDEQRVGPYNIWHHQHIIEGVPDGVLMKDIVSYKPPFGFLGQIANELIIRKQLNEIFAYRFQAVEWEFGKLVL
- a CDS encoding arginine deiminase encodes the protein MINVNSEIGLLQKVIIHRPDEGIARISPKKAEELLFDDIVHLPQMKIEHDIFRKVLQMLIGKENVLDTETLIIEGFEHSPEIKDELIDKIVDYEELPQSTKAFFMSLSPESLTKLLISGYYQDDDHIYFDPIPNFIFTRDIAIVVKDHVIISKAAKSARFRENLLTRFIFYANPLFKGLNDQGKIINLNHLDKFPPSKKGEVVSLEGGDVMMLNDDFILIGCSERTTDYAIRSLKDVLFSKNLVSNVAQINIPADRSCMHIDTLFTMIDTNDVVCFKPTVYDGISSNVKVFRKNGAEVVYDSVKTFFAHEINPNVNFIFSGEGISPYQEREQWTDGCNMVAIRPGVALTYDRNPKTEHALKKAGYNIIHANEFIERVEKGKLNTTNISKTIITLPSNELSRARGGSHCMTCPIVRTSL
- a CDS encoding acyl-CoA thioesterase, producing the protein MLAFDYKKRVRYGETDMMGYLYYGNYAQLYEIGRVETMRSIGLSYKILEQDYRIMMPVVHVESRFLLPAKYDEELTIKTILKQLPSRMITFENEIYNEEMTLIHTAVVKLFFIDMSNGKKVSCPQYMLEKLRPLF